One genomic window of Deltaproteobacteria bacterium includes the following:
- the hisF gene encoding imidazole glycerol phosphate synthase subunit HisF, giving the protein MSKIKIMPCLDMKEGRIVKGVHFVDLKDAGDPIENAAFYEKEGADELAMLDIAATVENRKTRLEWVKNVSSVINISLTVGGGIASLEDIELVIKAGADKISMNSAAVRDPDLVRRAAETVGSDRVTVAIDARRNRAMPSGFELVVAGGTKPVGKDAVAWAKQCQELGAGVILPTSMDGDGTQVGYDLEYTKTISDAVTLPVVASGGAGKLEHFYEAAVQGGAQILLAASVFHYRIFRIRQVKEYLQERGLQVYL; this is encoded by the coding sequence ATGAGCAAAATAAAAATTATGCCTTGTCTGGACATGAAAGAAGGTCGGATAGTTAAAGGTGTCCATTTCGTGGATTTGAAAGATGCGGGCGATCCCATAGAGAATGCCGCCTTCTATGAAAAAGAAGGGGCCGATGAGCTGGCGATGCTGGATATCGCTGCCACCGTAGAAAATCGAAAGACAAGGCTGGAATGGGTTAAGAATGTTTCGTCCGTCATAAATATCTCTCTGACCGTGGGTGGCGGCATTGCTTCACTGGAGGATATCGAGCTCGTTATCAAAGCTGGTGCTGATAAAATATCTATGAATAGCGCCGCGGTCAGGGACCCGGATTTGGTCAGGCGGGCAGCCGAGACGGTCGGTTCGGACAGGGTTACGGTGGCTATTGATGCTCGAAGGAACAGGGCCATGCCATCTGGATTCGAGCTGGTGGTGGCAGGCGGCACCAAGCCTGTGGGCAAAGATGCCGTGGCCTGGGCAAAGCAGTGTCAGGAACTCGGCGCGGGCGTGATTCTGCCAACAAGTATGGACGGCGATGGCACGCAAGTAGGCTATGATTTAGAATATACCAAGACCATTTCGGATGCTGTAACCCTGCCTGTGGTTGCCTCAGGAGGGGCGGGAAAGCTGGAGCATTTTTATGAGGCCGCTGTTCAAGGAGGCGCGCAGATTTTATTAGCCGCTTCGGTGTTTCACTATCGGATTTTTCGTATCAGACAGGTCAAAGAATACTTGCAGGAAAGGGGTTTACAGGTATATTTGTAA
- a CDS encoding glycosyltransferase has product MPARRLKIAMLSVHSCPVGELGTKDTGGMSVYVRELARALGNRGHTVDIFTRLHDPKDSQIMELGDNARLIHIKAGYNGDMHKMAIYPHLADFLTALENFRKHDARKYDLVHSHYWLSGWVGGKVQDLWAIPHIAMFHTLGAVKNAIGVGEKEPELRVATETEIIKSCHRIIAATKREKEELMRYYNAVPETIGVVPCGVNLELFKPVDKKTAREQLGLNHERKIILYVGRIDPLKGVDRLITAGAYLKNKYGLKLIIIGGDDQLKPEWQRLKKLSHKLRFQDSVTFVGRIKQEELPLFYSAADVLVIASHHESFGLVALESLACGTPVVATKVGGIEGILRQGETGYVVTDDVPRSLATKITQILSRPHPGLNPPDSIRASITGFSWSNIADAMIEEYAFMLKHGIAQAA; this is encoded by the coding sequence GTGCCAGCCAGACGACTAAAGATCGCCATGCTCAGCGTTCATAGCTGCCCGGTCGGGGAGCTGGGAACCAAAGACACGGGCGGTATGAGCGTTTATGTCCGTGAACTTGCCCGGGCCTTGGGAAACCGGGGACACACGGTTGACATCTTCACCCGTCTGCACGATCCGAAAGATAGTCAGATAATGGAACTTGGTGATAATGCCCGGCTTATCCATATTAAAGCCGGGTATAATGGTGATATGCATAAGATGGCCATCTATCCACACCTCGCCGACTTCCTGACCGCTCTGGAAAATTTCAGAAAACACGATGCACGGAAATACGACCTGGTACACAGTCATTACTGGCTCTCAGGTTGGGTCGGGGGGAAAGTGCAGGATTTATGGGCAATCCCCCATATCGCGATGTTCCATACCCTCGGGGCGGTCAAGAACGCCATTGGCGTGGGGGAGAAAGAGCCTGAACTTCGCGTTGCGACTGAAACAGAGATCATTAAGAGCTGCCACCGCATTATCGCCGCGACAAAGAGGGAAAAAGAGGAGTTGATGCGGTATTATAACGCTGTTCCAGAAACAATTGGCGTGGTACCTTGCGGTGTGAACCTGGAACTGTTTAAACCTGTTGATAAGAAAACCGCCCGCGAGCAGCTTGGCCTCAATCATGAGAGAAAGATCATCTTGTATGTCGGCAGAATTGATCCACTGAAAGGTGTTGACAGACTTATAACAGCAGGGGCATATCTTAAAAATAAATACGGACTCAAGCTGATCATCATTGGCGGCGACGATCAGCTCAAACCTGAATGGCAAAGATTGAAAAAACTGTCCCATAAACTGAGATTTCAGGATTCAGTTACCTTTGTCGGAAGGATAAAGCAGGAAGAGCTGCCTCTTTTCTATAGCGCGGCAGATGTCCTTGTCATAGCCTCTCATCACGAGAGCTTCGGCCTGGTCGCACTCGAATCCCTGGCCTGCGGAACACCGGTGGTGGCAACAAAGGTCGGAGGCATCGAAGGCATCCTACGCCAAGGGGAAACAGGCTACGTGGTGACAGACGATGTTCCCCGTTCACTTGCTACTAAAATAACGCAAATTCTCTCAAGACCGCACCCCGGCCTGAATCCCCCTGACTCGATACGTGCCTCGATCACCGGATTCTCCTGGTCAAATATCGCTGACGCCATGATCGAAGAATATGCCTTTATGCTTAAGCATGGGATAGCTCAAGCAGCCTGA